A stretch of the Nitratireductor thuwali genome encodes the following:
- a CDS encoding cyclase family protein: MSAAAALGKLTELLLNGRVEVVDLSAPLGPDTPLLKLPPELAVDTPKIEIHTISEYDDNGPFWAWNWLKIGEHSGTHFDAPHHWITGKDYADGYTDSIPVQNFVAPVNVIDCSAESAKNPDFLLTAEGVRAWEAKYGAISEGEWVLMRTDWDRRNGSESDFLNMDENGPHSPGPTVDCIEYILERGAIGWGTQCIGTDAGSAGGMEPPFPAHNLLHKANKYGLASLCSLDKLPPKGAILIAAPLKIAKGTGSPVRALALVPRT, from the coding sequence ATGTCAGCAGCTGCCGCACTGGGGAAACTGACCGAATTGCTACTGAACGGCCGAGTGGAGGTCGTCGACCTGTCCGCACCGCTGGGGCCGGACACCCCGCTCCTCAAGCTGCCGCCGGAACTGGCCGTGGACACGCCGAAGATCGAGATCCACACCATTTCCGAATATGACGACAACGGGCCGTTCTGGGCCTGGAACTGGCTCAAGATCGGTGAGCATTCAGGCACCCATTTCGACGCGCCGCACCACTGGATCACCGGCAAGGACTATGCCGATGGCTATACCGACTCGATTCCCGTGCAGAATTTCGTGGCGCCGGTGAATGTAATCGACTGCTCGGCCGAGAGTGCCAAGAACCCGGATTTTCTGCTCACGGCGGAAGGCGTACGCGCCTGGGAGGCAAAATACGGGGCGATCAGCGAGGGCGAATGGGTGCTGATGCGCACCGACTGGGACCGGCGCAATGGCTCGGAATCAGACTTCCTGAACATGGACGAAAACGGTCCCCATTCGCCGGGGCCGACGGTCGATTGCATCGAATACATCCTGGAGCGCGGCGCCATCGGCTGGGGCACGCAGTGCATCGGCACCGATGCGGGCTCGGCCGGCGGCATGGAGCCGCCTTTCCCGGCGCACAATCTGTTGCACAAGGCCAACAAGTACGGACTTGCGAGCCTCTGCAGCCTCGACAAGCTGCCGCCCAAGGGCGCGATTCTGATCGCCGCGCCGCTCAAGATCGCCAAAGGCACGGGAAGCCCGGTGCGCGCGCTGGCACTCGTGCCAAGGACTTAG
- a CDS encoding MarR family winged helix-turn-helix transcriptional regulator, which produces MNDQPVLSEKQEGPTLGEIGLQHFAPYLMNRIMGRYNASLRDDLAKMGLTTPKMRTLAVLSVIDSLTIGQLAVYAVVDVSTLSRALDSLEAEGLVRRVPDPVDSRSTRVSITVSGRATFEKLWPTMRSSYERMFAGIGADERSAFVSTLQKILINIRKHDF; this is translated from the coding sequence ATGAACGATCAGCCCGTCTTGAGCGAGAAGCAAGAAGGTCCGACCCTGGGGGAGATCGGCCTGCAGCATTTCGCGCCCTATCTCATGAATCGCATTATGGGGCGCTACAACGCGTCCCTTCGCGATGACCTCGCCAAAATGGGTCTTACGACGCCCAAGATGCGCACGCTTGCCGTCCTTTCCGTCATCGACAGCCTGACGATCGGCCAACTGGCCGTCTATGCCGTGGTGGATGTGTCGACTCTTAGCCGCGCCCTCGATTCGCTCGAGGCTGAAGGGCTCGTACGCCGCGTCCCGGACCCGGTCGACAGCCGCTCCACCCGGGTCAGCATCACCGTGTCGGGTCGGGCCACGTTCGAGAAACTGTGGCCGACGATGCGCAGCAGCTACGAGCGCATGTTTGCCGGCATCGGTGCCGATGAGCGGAGTGCCTTCGTGTCCACGCTGCAGAAGATCCTCATCAATATCCGCAAGCACGACTTCTGA
- a CDS encoding YcbK family protein, which yields MSARAVGAALAAIMLASCSVSSDPVAQLGLAPAEYQTAADDTNAGGTALFQSSPAGQEAAARPAPDAGSQAEPEGGGQARTAAAAEAPAPVETAQAEAAPQQTAAEEQTETAAAEEPAKPEAGQAEQAAAIDASAQEQVQTAAADASGDSLEEKRGFLSAFFSPRQPADAGRPTPLIEEKAAAAAEEKQKPAETKPLITLASASGNSSPLLAVAGADALPGVRQGDNLFEIKRKSSIDDDSDLDLYEQEGSYQVASAAGLARLAPNGLLTQRDSVDVGCLKPALLRTVKTIERHFGRKAVVTSGYRSPSHNKRVRGARNSLHMYCAAVDIQVPGVSKWDLAKFARSMPGRGGVGTYCHTASVHVDIGPERDWNWRCRRKR from the coding sequence GTGAGCGCGCGCGCCGTGGGAGCGGCTCTTGCCGCCATCATGCTCGCGTCCTGCTCCGTTTCGTCCGACCCGGTGGCACAGCTCGGCCTTGCCCCTGCCGAATATCAGACGGCGGCGGACGACACGAACGCAGGCGGCACGGCGCTTTTCCAATCAAGCCCTGCAGGACAGGAAGCCGCCGCACGGCCCGCGCCGGACGCGGGATCACAGGCTGAGCCCGAGGGCGGCGGCCAGGCGCGGACCGCCGCAGCCGCCGAGGCGCCCGCACCGGTGGAGACGGCGCAGGCCGAAGCCGCTCCGCAGCAGACAGCGGCCGAAGAGCAGACCGAAACCGCCGCAGCCGAAGAGCCGGCCAAGCCGGAAGCAGGACAAGCGGAGCAAGCGGCGGCGATAGACGCGAGCGCGCAGGAACAGGTCCAAACGGCCGCGGCCGATGCCTCGGGCGATTCGCTCGAAGAAAAGCGCGGTTTCCTTTCCGCCTTCTTCTCCCCGCGCCAACCGGCCGACGCCGGACGGCCGACGCCGCTGATCGAGGAGAAGGCCGCCGCAGCCGCCGAGGAAAAGCAGAAACCCGCCGAAACCAAGCCGCTCATCACGCTCGCATCGGCAAGCGGCAACTCGTCTCCCCTGCTCGCGGTCGCCGGCGCGGACGCTCTGCCGGGCGTGCGCCAGGGCGACAATCTTTTCGAAATCAAGCGCAAGTCCAGCATCGACGACGACAGCGATCTGGATCTGTACGAGCAAGAAGGCAGCTACCAGGTTGCCTCCGCCGCCGGCCTCGCGCGGCTTGCGCCGAACGGCCTCCTGACCCAGCGCGACAGCGTCGATGTCGGCTGCCTAAAGCCGGCGCTGCTGCGCACCGTCAAGACCATCGAGCGGCACTTCGGCAGGAAGGCGGTCGTCACCTCCGGCTATCGCAGCCCCAGCCACAACAAGCGCGTTCGCGGCGCCCGCAACTCGCTGCACATGTACTGCGCGGCGGTCGATATACAGGTACCGGGCGTATCCAAATGGGACCTGGCGAAATTCGCCCGCTCCATGCCGGGACGCGGCGGCGTCGGCACCTATTGCCATACCGCATCCGTGCATGTCGACATCGGCCCCGAGCGCGACTGGAACTGGCGCTGCCGCCGCAAACGCTGA
- a CDS encoding indolepyruvate ferredoxin oxidoreductase subunit alpha, giving the protein MAERSFAKEVQKLRLGAGEEFAGEGILAITKALLQCGVGYVGGYQGAPISHLMDVLSDAQEILGELGVHFEASASEATATAMLAASVHYPIRGAATFKSTVGTNVASDALANLASGGVTGGALIIVGEDYGEGSSIMQERSHAFAMKSQVWLLDPRPNLPSIVSAVEHGFELSEASNTPVMLQVRIRCCHVHGAFTAKDNRRPPMTVADALENPRRDTQRIVLPPASFLHEKEKISKRLPAAIDYIKRHQLNETFGGSGRVGIIMQGGMYNGVIRALQRLGLADVYGETDVPLHVLNVTYPLVEDDLLEFCATKDAVLVVEEGQPDYIEQALGSMLYKADATVRLVGKGMLPMAGEYTGDVMLSGIGSFLRQHAGEMLAPEVRAPNVPAPPIFDDLVKAVPMRPPGFCIGCPERPIFAATKLVEQDLGKHHIASDIGCHLFSIMPPFELGATTMGYGLGPASASAFNSPDAKRRSISFVGDGGFWHNGLTSSIGNAVFNKNDGVIVVVDNYYSAATGGQDILSSRASNPTKATKHPITDAVKGMGVKWVRHIDRTYDVGKMRDTLKEALTTQEKGPKVIVASSECMLNRQRREKPLLKKALTDGKRVVKTKFGVDEDVCTGDHACMRLSGCPSLTIKHLDDPLRDDPVAAIDENCVGCGNCGEVADAAVLCPSFYQADVVNNPTRWERFRFNLSQRVIAWLQARRERRRLVFAENAV; this is encoded by the coding sequence ATGGCCGAACGATCATTCGCGAAGGAGGTCCAGAAGCTCAGGCTCGGTGCGGGGGAAGAGTTCGCGGGCGAAGGCATTCTCGCCATCACCAAGGCGCTGCTTCAGTGCGGGGTGGGCTATGTGGGCGGCTATCAGGGGGCGCCCATCAGCCATCTCATGGATGTGCTTTCCGACGCGCAGGAGATCCTCGGCGAACTCGGCGTGCATTTCGAGGCGAGCGCTTCGGAAGCCACCGCCACCGCCATGCTGGCGGCCTCCGTGCACTATCCGATAAGGGGAGCTGCTACCTTCAAGTCCACTGTCGGCACGAATGTGGCCTCGGATGCGCTCGCCAATCTGGCCTCGGGCGGGGTGACGGGCGGCGCGCTCATTATCGTGGGCGAGGATTACGGCGAGGGTTCCTCCATCATGCAGGAGCGCAGCCACGCCTTCGCCATGAAGAGCCAGGTCTGGCTGCTCGACCCGCGCCCCAACCTGCCTTCCATCGTTTCGGCCGTTGAGCACGGCTTCGAGCTGTCGGAGGCGTCGAACACGCCGGTGATGCTGCAGGTGCGCATCCGCTGCTGCCACGTGCACGGCGCCTTCACCGCCAAGGATAACCGCCGGCCGCCCATGACCGTCGCCGACGCGCTGGAAAACCCCCGGCGCGACACGCAGCGCATCGTGCTGCCACCCGCCTCCTTCCTTCATGAGAAGGAGAAGATCAGCAAGCGGCTGCCGGCGGCCATCGATTATATCAAGCGCCACCAGTTGAACGAGACCTTCGGCGGTTCCGGCCGTGTGGGCATCATCATGCAGGGCGGCATGTATAATGGCGTTATCCGCGCCCTGCAGCGGCTGGGTCTTGCCGACGTCTATGGCGAGACCGACGTGCCGCTGCATGTCCTCAACGTCACCTATCCGCTGGTGGAGGACGATCTCCTGGAGTTCTGCGCCACCAAGGACGCGGTGCTCGTCGTGGAAGAGGGTCAGCCCGATTATATCGAGCAGGCGCTAGGTTCGATGCTCTACAAGGCCGACGCGACGGTGCGGCTGGTGGGCAAGGGGATGCTCCCCATGGCAGGCGAGTATACGGGCGACGTCATGCTGTCCGGCATCGGCAGTTTCCTGCGTCAGCATGCAGGAGAGATGCTGGCGCCGGAAGTGCGCGCGCCCAATGTGCCGGCTCCGCCCATTTTCGATGACCTCGTCAAGGCGGTGCCGATGCGCCCGCCGGGCTTCTGCATCGGCTGCCCGGAACGGCCGATCTTCGCGGCGACCAAGCTGGTGGAGCAGGATCTCGGAAAGCACCACATCGCCTCCGATATCGGCTGCCACCTGTTCTCCATCATGCCGCCCTTCGAACTCGGCGCCACCACGATGGGCTACGGGCTGGGGCCGGCCTCGGCGTCGGCCTTCAATTCACCGGACGCCAAGCGGCGTTCGATCTCCTTCGTCGGCGATGGCGGCTTCTGGCACAATGGCCTGACCTCCTCGATCGGCAACGCCGTCTTCAATAAGAATGACGGCGTGATCGTCGTGGTCGACAACTACTATTCGGCCGCAACCGGCGGGCAGGACATCCTTTCCTCTCGCGCCAGCAATCCCACGAAGGCGACCAAGCATCCCATCACGGATGCCGTCAAAGGCATGGGCGTGAAGTGGGTGCGCCATATCGACCGCACCTATGATGTCGGTAAGATGCGCGACACGCTGAAGGAGGCGCTGACGACGCAGGAGAAGGGGCCGAAGGTCATCGTCGCCTCGTCGGAATGCATGCTCAACCGGCAGCGTCGCGAGAAGCCCCTGCTCAAGAAGGCGCTCACCGACGGCAAACGCGTGGTCAAGACGAAGTTCGGCGTGGACGAGGACGTCTGCACGGGTGATCACGCCTGCATGCGGCTTTCGGGCTGCCCGTCGCTTACGATCAAGCATCTCGACGACCCACTCCGCGACGATCCGGTGGCAGCCATCGACGAGAATTGCGTCGGCTGCGGCAATTGCGGCGAGGTGGCGGATGCGGCGGTGCTTTGCCCCTCATTCTATCAGGCCGATGTGGTCAACAACCCCACCCGCTGGGAGCGCTTCCGCTTCAACCTCAGTCAGCGCGTCATCGCCTGGTTGCAGGCGCGGCGCGAGCGCCGACGGCTGGTCTTCGCGGAGAATGCGGTGTGA
- a CDS encoding phytoene desaturase family protein, protein MQADHVIIGGGINGLVAAAMLAGQGGKVVLLDRAAHLGGCLFSDEVTAPGFTHDVMAATFVLFLTGPAHVDLGEDLARHGLEFCNTPHPTAVLRPDGSSAVLTTDRAANVAAFNRLAPGDGEAHAADIGGIEANASLLFGLLGEGLWSGGTAKLLAKEAWQRGPRSLAAYLGEALKPARAWLESAYSSPTLQALYAPWTLHCGLSPEDAYSAQMGKVVAFALEAAGAPIAKGGAGRAASAFRVLIEERGGTVRTGAHVERILVESGRATGVHLQGGEVVRAAKSVIASVAPGQLYGPLLSEEAPPAEREAARRYRHGRGNFQLHYALDRPPQWKAEGLEQVALIHLTDGIDAVSKSHNEATRGLLPETPTLCVGQPAALDPSRCPPGNAILWIQVPDAPREIKGDAAGTIAGTGLWDERTREAFADRIEAILAKHIGGFSETILGRRAYSPADLEAINANLVGGDPYGGACTIDQFFLWRPFPGSVNHRTPVKGLYHIGASTHPGPGLGGGSGYMLAKELG, encoded by the coding sequence GTGCAGGCCGACCACGTCATCATCGGCGGCGGCATCAACGGGTTGGTGGCCGCCGCCATGCTCGCGGGGCAGGGCGGCAAGGTAGTCCTCCTCGATCGCGCGGCGCATCTGGGCGGCTGTCTCTTCAGCGACGAAGTGACGGCGCCCGGCTTCACCCATGATGTGATGGCGGCCACCTTCGTGCTCTTCCTCACCGGCCCGGCCCATGTGGACTTGGGCGAGGATCTCGCCCGCCACGGGCTCGAATTCTGCAACACGCCGCATCCGACCGCGGTCTTGCGGCCAGACGGGTCGAGCGCGGTGCTGACTACGGACCGCGCCGCCAATGTCGCCGCCTTCAACAGGCTCGCGCCCGGCGACGGTGAAGCCCATGCGGCCGATATCGGCGGCATCGAAGCCAACGCATCGCTGCTCTTCGGCCTTCTGGGCGAAGGGTTGTGGAGCGGCGGAACGGCCAAGCTTCTCGCGAAGGAGGCGTGGCAAAGGGGGCCGCGCAGCCTCGCCGCCTATCTGGGCGAGGCACTGAAGCCGGCGCGTGCCTGGTTGGAAAGCGCCTATTCCTCACCCACGCTCCAGGCGCTCTATGCGCCGTGGACGCTGCATTGCGGCCTTTCGCCCGAGGACGCCTATTCCGCCCAGATGGGCAAGGTTGTAGCCTTCGCGCTCGAGGCGGCCGGCGCACCGATCGCCAAGGGAGGCGCGGGCAGGGCGGCCTCCGCCTTCCGCGTCCTCATCGAGGAGCGCGGCGGCACGGTGCGCACAGGCGCACATGTGGAGCGCATCCTGGTGGAAAGCGGCCGCGCCACGGGCGTCCACCTTCAAGGCGGCGAGGTTGTCCGAGCCGCGAAATCCGTCATCGCCTCCGTGGCGCCGGGGCAGCTCTACGGGCCGCTTCTGTCCGAAGAAGCGCCGCCGGCCGAGCGCGAGGCGGCTCGAAGGTACCGCCACGGGCGCGGCAATTTTCAGCTCCACTACGCGCTCGACCGGCCGCCGCAGTGGAAGGCGGAGGGGCTGGAGCAGGTTGCCCTCATTCATCTGACCGACGGCATCGACGCCGTCTCCAAGTCGCATAACGAGGCGACACGCGGCCTTCTGCCTGAAACGCCGACGCTCTGCGTGGGCCAGCCGGCTGCGCTCGATCCTTCCCGATGCCCGCCCGGCAACGCGATCCTGTGGATCCAGGTGCCGGACGCGCCGCGGGAGATCAAAGGCGATGCGGCCGGCACGATAGCCGGCACCGGCCTGTGGGACGAAAGGACCCGTGAAGCCTTCGCCGACCGGATCGAGGCGATCCTCGCCAAGCACATCGGCGGCTTTTCCGAAACGATCCTCGGCCGGCGCGCCTATTCGCCCGCCGATCTGGAAGCGATCAACGCCAACCTGGTGGGCGGCGATCCCTATGGCGGCGCCTGCACCATCGACCAGTTCTTCCTTTGGCGACCGTTTCCCGGCTCCGTCAATCATCGCACGCCTGTCAAGGGTCTCTACCACATCGGAGCCTCGACCCATCCCGGTCCTGGCCTTGGCGGCGGATCGGGCTACATGCTTGCAAAGGAGCTTGGATGA
- a CDS encoding PHA/PHB synthase family protein, which produces MVDKKSGNRRTDGPPDVEPYLVKNPEQFARNMARALEEAGKAAAQWTRARESGEAEDPAAEPATDMIRTFSKLTEYWLSDPGRALEAQTRLFGAYMGIWANAIRKLSGEEAVSSEIEPEKGDKRFEDPDWARHAFFDFLKQAYLVTTRWAADLVDNAEGLDEQSRHKARFYVRQITDALSPSNFLMTNPQLLRETMETDGENLVRGMRMLAEDIAAGKGQLRLRQADYSKFEVGRNLATTPGKVVARSELAEIIQYAPATEQVLRRPLLIVPPWINKFYILDLNEKRSFIRWAIEQGHTVFVISWVNPDERHGDKDWDDYTGEGIELALDTIAERTGERQVNAIGYCVGGTLLAAALALMAQENDDRIATATFFTTQVDFTHAGDLKVFVDEEQVKAVDEAMKQKGYLEGSRMATAFNMLRARDLIWPYVVNNYLRGRDPLPFDLLYWNADSTRMPAANHSYYLRNCYLDNNLAQGRAKLRGKRIRLQDIKIPIYNLATIEDHIAPARSVYAGSSLFGGPVEFTLAGSGHIAGVVNPPELNKYQYWTGKVGPPSLEAWLEKATPKPGSWWPHWQAWIEKQNDERVAARRFDVTENFLGEAPGDYVRVRI; this is translated from the coding sequence ATGGTCGACAAGAAGAGCGGCAATCGCCGCACCGACGGCCCGCCGGATGTCGAACCCTATCTGGTGAAGAACCCGGAGCAGTTCGCGCGCAATATGGCAAGAGCGTTGGAGGAAGCCGGCAAGGCCGCCGCCCAATGGACCCGCGCCCGCGAAAGCGGCGAAGCGGAGGATCCCGCCGCCGAACCGGCGACCGACATGATCCGCACCTTCTCCAAGCTCACCGAATACTGGCTTTCCGACCCCGGCCGCGCGCTGGAAGCGCAGACCCGGCTCTTCGGCGCCTATATGGGCATCTGGGCCAATGCCATCCGCAAGCTGAGCGGCGAGGAAGCCGTTTCGAGCGAGATCGAGCCTGAAAAGGGCGACAAGCGCTTCGAAGACCCCGATTGGGCGCGCCACGCCTTTTTCGACTTCCTGAAGCAGGCCTATCTGGTGACCACCCGCTGGGCCGCCGATCTTGTGGACAATGCGGAAGGGCTCGACGAGCAGTCGCGCCACAAGGCCCGCTTCTACGTGCGGCAGATCACCGACGCCCTGTCGCCCAGCAATTTCCTCATGACCAATCCGCAGCTCCTGCGCGAGACCATGGAGACCGATGGCGAAAACCTGGTGCGCGGCATGCGCATGCTGGCCGAGGACATCGCCGCCGGCAAGGGACAGCTGCGCCTGCGCCAGGCCGACTATTCGAAATTCGAGGTGGGCCGCAACCTGGCCACCACCCCCGGCAAGGTGGTCGCCAGGAGCGAGCTGGCCGAGATCATCCAATATGCGCCCGCAACGGAACAGGTCCTGCGCCGGCCGCTGCTGATCGTGCCGCCCTGGATCAACAAGTTCTACATTCTCGACCTCAACGAGAAGCGCTCCTTCATCCGCTGGGCCATCGAGCAGGGCCACACGGTCTTCGTCATCTCCTGGGTCAACCCCGACGAAAGGCATGGCGACAAGGATTGGGACGATTATACCGGCGAAGGCATCGAGCTTGCCCTCGACACGATCGCCGAGCGCACCGGCGAGCGCCAGGTCAACGCAATCGGCTATTGCGTCGGCGGCACGCTGCTGGCCGCAGCGCTGGCCCTGATGGCGCAGGAGAACGACGACCGCATCGCCACCGCCACCTTCTTCACGACGCAGGTGGATTTCACCCATGCCGGCGATCTCAAGGTCTTCGTCGACGAGGAGCAGGTCAAGGCGGTCGACGAGGCGATGAAGCAGAAGGGCTATCTTGAAGGCAGCCGCATGGCGACCGCCTTCAACATGCTGCGCGCCCGCGATCTGATCTGGCCCTATGTCGTCAACAACTACCTGCGCGGCCGCGACCCCCTGCCCTTCGACCTGCTCTACTGGAACGCCGATTCGACGCGCATGCCGGCCGCCAACCATTCCTACTATCTGCGCAACTGCTACCTGGACAACAATCTGGCGCAGGGCCGGGCCAAGCTGCGCGGAAAGCGCATCCGCCTCCAGGACATCAAGATCCCGATCTACAACCTTGCCACCATCGAGGACCATATCGCGCCGGCCAGATCCGTCTATGCCGGGTCCAGCCTGTTCGGAGGACCGGTCGAATTCACCCTCGCCGGCTCCGGCCATATCGCCGGCGTGGTGAACCCGCCGGAGCTGAACAAGTACCAGTACTGGACCGGGAAGGTGGGGCCACCGTCGCTGGAAGCGTGGCTTGAAAAGGCGACCCCGAAGCCCGGCTCCTGGTGGCCTCACTGGCAGGCGTGGATCGAAAAGCAGAACGACGAGCGCGTTGCCGCCCGCAGGTTCGACGTCACGGAAAACTTCCTGGGCGAGGCCCCCGGCGACTATGTGCGCGTGCGCATCTAG
- a CDS encoding indolepyruvate oxidoreductase subunit beta family protein — translation MKLGLPEGADSTHRIIKLAILAVGGQGGGVLTNWITELAQRADWHVQSTSVAGVAQRTGATIYYVEMLPKDPDRPEAQPVFALSPAPGDVDIVIAAELAEAGRAILRGFVTPERTALIASSHRTLAVSEKIVPGDGRADGQTVLQKAGEASRRFIHFDMEAIAQEAGTVISASLLGALAGSGELPFERTAFEETIRAGGRGAQASLAAFARAFQRASGAQEEAGPAERTAGARALAAGPARLLQEWKALTLRVAALPSPVQEMAEAGLRKVVDFLDHRYAAEYLDKLEEIAAADRQDKAFAFTLEAAKYLANAMVYDDIIRVADLKTRSARAERVRRDVHLGGDQTLLTTEYFHPRMQEVVGLLPARLGAGIEARPKLMTRLNRFVDRGRRIRTDGIIGFSMLWVIGGLRRFRRSLLRHRVETEHRERWLDLALRKMAEDYDLGVEVLKCRRLIKGYSDTHARGHSKFDRVLGCLPMLAGRSDAADWIRRLREAALADADGVALDGAVRTVQSFAQDGKQSMG, via the coding sequence GTGAAGCTCGGACTGCCGGAAGGCGCGGATTCGACGCACAGAATTATAAAGCTCGCAATCCTTGCCGTTGGCGGGCAGGGCGGCGGCGTGCTCACCAACTGGATCACCGAGCTTGCCCAGCGCGCGGACTGGCACGTGCAGTCGACCTCGGTTGCGGGCGTGGCGCAGCGCACCGGCGCTACCATCTATTATGTGGAGATGCTGCCGAAGGACCCGGACCGGCCCGAGGCACAGCCCGTCTTCGCACTGAGCCCGGCGCCTGGCGACGTGGACATCGTCATCGCAGCGGAGCTTGCGGAAGCGGGCAGGGCCATCCTGCGCGGCTTCGTCACGCCCGAGCGCACCGCTCTCATCGCCTCCAGCCACCGCACGCTCGCCGTGTCGGAGAAGATCGTGCCCGGCGACGGGCGTGCCGACGGCCAGACGGTGCTGCAAAAGGCGGGGGAGGCCTCGCGCCGATTCATCCATTTCGACATGGAGGCGATCGCGCAGGAGGCTGGAACCGTGATTTCAGCCAGCCTCTTAGGCGCGCTTGCCGGCTCGGGCGAATTGCCATTTGAACGCACCGCGTTCGAGGAGACGATCCGCGCTGGCGGCCGCGGCGCGCAGGCAAGTCTCGCGGCCTTTGCGCGCGCCTTCCAGCGGGCTTCCGGTGCGCAAGAAGAGGCTGGGCCGGCGGAAAGGACCGCCGGCGCGCGGGCTCTTGCGGCAGGTCCCGCGAGGCTCCTCCAGGAGTGGAAGGCACTCACTCTCCGGGTGGCGGCTCTGCCGTCGCCCGTACAGGAGATGGCCGAGGCGGGCCTGCGCAAGGTGGTCGACTTCCTGGATCACCGCTATGCTGCGGAATATCTGGACAAGCTGGAGGAAATCGCTGCAGCCGACAGGCAGGACAAGGCGTTCGCTTTTACCCTTGAGGCCGCGAAATACCTCGCCAACGCGATGGTCTATGACGACATCATTCGCGTCGCCGACTTGAAAACCCGCTCCGCGCGGGCAGAGCGGGTTCGCCGGGATGTGCATCTGGGCGGCGATCAGACGCTCCTGACGACCGAGTATTTCCATCCGCGCATGCAGGAGGTGGTCGGCCTGCTTCCCGCGCGCCTCGGCGCAGGCATTGAGGCGCGGCCGAAACTGATGACGCGGCTCAACCGCTTCGTCGATCGCGGCCGCCGTATCCGCACCGACGGAATCATCGGCTTCAGCATGCTCTGGGTCATCGGCGGTCTGCGGCGCTTCCGGCGCAGCCTGCTCCGCCACAGGGTGGAGACGGAGCATCGCGAACGGTGGCTCGATCTGGCGCTGCGCAAGATGGCTGAGGACTACGATCTCGGCGTCGAGGTGCTGAAGTGCCGGCGGCTTATCAAGGGGTATTCCGACACACACGCGCGGGGACATTCGAAATTCGACCGGGTGCTCGGCTGCCTGCCCATGCTCGCCGGGCGCAGCGACGCCGCCGATTGGATCAGACGTTTGCGTGAGGCTGCCCTTGCCGATGCGGATGGCGTTGCCCTCGACGGAGCGGTCCGCACGGTGCAGTCCTTCGCACAGGACGGTAAGCAGAGCATGGGGTAA